A region from the Ciconia boyciana chromosome 1, ASM3463844v1, whole genome shotgun sequence genome encodes:
- the SYAP1 gene encoding synapse-associated protein 1, translating to MLRGLGSWLGLERAGEEKLLSAEERGSSEEEGAAAAGVEPAVQSPEQVELQVDSEALLSQAKGLGSYLFNFATAATKKISESVAETAHTIKKSVEEGKIDSIIDKTIIGDFQKEQKKFVQEQQTKKSEAAVPPWVDSNEEETIQQQILALSADKRNFLRDPPAGVQFNFDFDQMYPVAMVMLQEDELLNRMRFDLVPKHVKEEVFWRNYFYRVSLIKQSAQLTALAAQQQAVGKEENKGREEDSQLKETVRPKTPPVTIKPQIKSQEDEEEISTSPGVSEFVSDAFDACNLNQEDLRKEMEQLVLDKKREETSVVEEETADWEKELQQELQEYEVVTESEKRDENWDKEIEEMLQEEN from the exons ATGTTGCGCGGCCTAGGCAGCTGGTTGGGGCTGGAGCGGGCAGGCGAGGAGAAGCTGCTCTCGGCTGAGGAGCGGGGCAGTTCCGAGGAggagggggcggccgcggcgggcgtGGAGCCGGCCGTGCAGAGCCCGGAGCAGGTGGAGCTGCAGGTGGACTCGGAGGCGCTCCTCAGCCAGGCCAAGGGACTCGGCA GTTACCTCTTCAATTTTGCCACTGctgctacaaaaaaaatatctgaatccGTTGCCGAAACAGCACATACGATAAAGAAGTCtgtagaagaaggaaaaatcgACAGTATTATTGATAAG acaaTTATTGGAGATTttcagaaggaacagaaaaaatttgtccaagagcagcaaacaaaaaaatcag aagcagcagtgccTCCCTGGGTAGACAGCAATGAAGAAGAGACAATTCAACAACAAATACTGGCCTTATCAGCA GATAAACGAAATTTTCTGCGGGATCCCCCAGCAGGTGTGCAGTTTAATTTTGACTTTGATCAAATGTACCCTGTTGCAATGGTGATGTTACAAGAAGATGAACTTCTCAATAGGATGAGGTTTGATCTTGTTCCCAAACA TGTAAAGGAGGAGGTGTTCTGgagaaattatttctacagGGTGTCCCTAATTAAACAGTCTGCACAACTCACTGCACTTGCAGCTCAACAGCAAGCAGtaggaaaagaagagaacaaaggcagagaagaggatAGTCAACTGAAAG AAACAGTACGGCCAAAAACACCGCCTGTTACAATAAAGCCTCAAATAAAATCTCAGGAG GACGAGGAAGAGATTTCCACAAGTCCAGGTGTATCAGAATTTGTGAGTGATGCTTTTGATGCCTGTAATCTAAACCAGGAAGAcctaagaaaagaaatggaacaaCTGGTGCTagacaaaaagagagaagagactTCAGTAGTAGAAG AAGAAACTGCTGATTGGGAAAAGGAATTACAACAAGAGCTTCAAGAGTATGAGGTGGTGACAGAATCAGAAAAGCGTGATGAAAACTGGgataaagaaatagaagaaatgctgcaagaagaaaattaa